Proteins from a single region of Procambarus clarkii isolate CNS0578487 chromosome 62, FALCON_Pclarkii_2.0, whole genome shotgun sequence:
- the LOC123766469 gene encoding vitellogenin-like, with product MTAWAALLVLTILVVVVGARAAPWVGDPNACSVECPVAGSPKLSYQEGKTYIYEYSGKSKVQLKDVEGGLAETDWTARVELWWISPCNMLVSMKDVRIESSSRPNLGNALEKYPLVVAVADGRVQQVCTFPDDDAWSINIKKGIASAFQNSLPSNSSLNSFHNITETDVVGTCPTKYEVQNHGDRVIVKKEKNHRLCKQRYPTPAETQVPWLKGPLPLEESRSVCKQEIRNGIYSSITCEDKNVVRPSYGAYKYIEAKMESTLRYVSVSNDQSNVASSLPQVILRHKSLLYDYDTLKKDPSMVAQLDQTMSEICEKAKDAVERDVAALVAKAAQLLRQVPDEAVEQTLTKVRSGQFCQNYKKLEELFLDAVAFVHESGAVKVMAKELASGHASVERKALYTAALYLLPRPNIYAIAALKPLFESTHPLPLPTLAGASMVNTYCRHNHNCDELAPVKSLAEALGHKLQSQCSPSDDEQTEEAALTTLKALGNMGVMTQEVARSVFRCMETEGVKTNIRVAAAQAFRQTKCHHQQTEHLLNIALHPAKDTEVRIASYLTAVRCANHKDLETIVKKISLEYNTQVRGFILSHLVNLQHTDTPHKQHLRYLMRNILIPRDIRKDMRKYSRNIDVSYFSSALGAGAGVESNIIYSPGSFVPRSVDFNLTAALAGISMNLGEVGARLEGFEPFIEEMFGHESYLQKASFAQILNDIARFVDEKKNKIFDHFQRELRQRRSIDMSTLSNFFHKLYSDDSRVAKADVFARFMGQEISFVSLAGNLKDINPDTIFDTGLLYVNDILYQLKNLKIDSARTAQMYIDYSFPTIQGTPLKLKMEGTTVVGLKMDGKISAKKIFKIIPSLSVQVDGFVGYGNCDTGLEMKNTISSSNGISITVDPQKDNELEFHLDIPDRMDIIDIESKVYLKQLSANPTSRPTVSPESSRNARISLQSCINTLEPVLNLKLCYDINVPDIFRSNAIQLGEPLTAKLSVEKAEPSMKGYIMRAAIENERHSKLIKAKFEVAGSSTPREAQITMSYTTEGEINKVSAKLESPALSSQVWAHVSNKDDHKGVEAFAKYKSGDKEMSQGVKADFKMRSPSSWGEEKEYEVKVYASRSRDFSPQSQVFEWKFTKKANGPETSLDILSRTMNTLRNYINWHLEAGVDLRRSPHSAIAVPSKLRKFEVDGGLGGWKVSSFVRQDSESGHTAKLSSAFKISRRSEDLYYVEATHTTQGTFNQDFVAKTDAKLKLGSSEYKAASIIHFEDQKKGASLQVLRSGDNVKVVDLEALSDFSGQSWNTLVLVDIREYITRIKFESKLAGPGRGHYDLEAALKHGDNVVLMARGPVTAKFSSDSSEFQSDIQLITVTNEPFKIVSRFIFAKNKQLLAFELGKQEQLFSTEWIIKSSSSQGTTVGLKFFLPALVDSKLDAIINQKHIHVSLNTQILPKSSSHRRIKAFTDIDLEAKKWKADLAWDADRDPSKKISLDTVVIISPSHPGSASIQGSVKCMNEMYQVKLDVEAGNMIHYRYGENGFTLELRSPQKTLEWKLNTNVDVKSVEVETDLRYKHQQDREYKLTSVLDIEKLGSPYSYKLESHLSFTNPAGQETTLQTEAKCQIASHKRELYYKATTSTPALTKPLMLELSSECQKNDHYNIKVLTEVDTPETMFIWEAKVSPQEGVETLVSSVDLKAYRDFLNAVLKVVASESGEYHDSPSGEDSKDKYSFKYQKGSPSYSITVESPSRTMKGEAQYSPSESSLRFYPNKAKSEAKYEIAAKSSHSYWDQQSKFEGRISHPSLSKDLRIEVQHSGSGESFRGTIEIDIFPDTADKITGTLQSTGIANNTIKIEASLSTRVLRIHPKVTVMAAYAPHTAGIDLQFQKSPSSPVIFQVSAIYDRVSSRDATMAFRVINERVPVVDIAGTVQREEDPECNGHKVKAVAHISPLGTYDVHSKLCKPIFIGLITRKQGSDKEFITKFGVQSPNNIEVSISVSDIDVPWKTPIGMARVKLANPNDVILHVAYERPEIVMVKNALKEQYRRVMQSFNSWTSRICHYLKQEAQKQGIHFPDPEIVTLVNEIKRDVRQIYHDLIYKDILPQYEAFREFLRRPIPSYIIQLSSNIASGLTKMQNDLRGRLEHEVLAWQEEFKGISDYIIKFLVTGARWAETGSMPESVRHLLEQLENTRIFRMIKSDIDAIIQRYPEEYEATKEIIAKVKLTLQEDFENTLIKISKIPAVENVIKWIIKDLATENAFAKKVAEYFTDKVQCILFGAALETKNNEARFKIELRKPVYSLSQLLKRTHLTPLYYLEKMLMVHDHLLPNPFSKMVWAYHTFLPRHMTEILPPYNRTAMVVSDTEILTFDGTVLRAPPSPCEVVLAAYKSYKLTMAHPQPTALPQIKFSTHSATVIVKPDFRVDVNGREMNRQRQTVGDVTVQKSPHEVNVTSPFLTVRVFREKHVVSVNVSGWTFGHIAGLMGSYDNEVSNDFFTSSGRNASSLKELVASWQEDHQCPTPDISPFNYDTVPIPKIIQCKALMNFQSRCYPLVHHEPFIQMCLASRQPCDAAQAYRTICSSRGVHLMVPPSC from the exons ATGACCGCTTGGGCAGCTCTCCTCGTGCTCaccatcctggtggtggtggtgggtgctcgCGCAG CACCATGGGTTGGTGATCCAAATGCGTGCTCGGTGGAATGTCCCGTCGCCGGGTCCCCGAAACTCTCCTACCAGGAAGGGAAGACCTACATATACGAATACTCCGGCAAGTCCAAGGTCCAGCTGAAGGATGTGGAAGGTGGACTGGCAGAAACAGATTGGACAGCACGAGTTGAGCTGTGGTGGATATCTCCCTGTAATATGCTCGTCTCTATGAAGGACGTCAGGATAGAAAGTTCCAGCC GACCAAATCTAGGCAACGCCCTGGAGAAGTAcccgctggtggtggcggtggccgaCGGCCGGGTTCAACAAGTGTGTACTTTTCCTGACGACGACGCCTGGTCCATCAACATCAAGAAGGGCATCGCCTCAGCCTTCCAGAACTCTCTCCCTTCTAATTCATCCCTCAACTCTTTCCATAACATTACAGAG ACAGACGTGGTAGGAACGTGCCCAACGAAGTACGAGGTGCAGAACCATGGAGACAGAGTCATTGTGAAGAAGGAGAAAAACCACCGCCTGTGTAAGCAGCGTTACCCGACCCCTGCTGAGACCCAGGTTCCCTGGCTCAAAGGTCCTCTGCCGCTGGAAGAGTCCCGCTCTGTGTGTAAACAAGAGATCAGGAACGGAATCTACTCCAGCATCACCTGTGAGGATAAGAACGTGGTCAGACCCAGCTATGGCGCCTATAAGTATATTGAAGCCAAAATGGAGTCCACATTGAGATACGTCTCAGTATCCAACGACCAATCAAACGTCGCCTCTTCCCTCCCTCAAGTTATCCTGCGCCACAAAAGTCTCCTGTATGACTACGATACCTTAAAGAAGGACCCGTCCATGGTGGCCCAGTTGGATCAGACCATGAGTGAGATCTGTGAGAAGGCTAAGGATGCCGTTGAGCGTGATGTTGCTGCTCTGGTAGCCAAGGCTGCACAACTCCTGCGCCAAGTCCCTGACGAAGCCGTGGAACAAACTTTAACAAAAGTCCGCAGCGGACAGTTTTGCCAAAATTACAAGAAACTGGAGGAACTTTTCCTGGACGCTGTTGCCTTCGTTCATGAGTCTGGCGCCGTAAAGGTTATGGCGAAGGAGCTAGCAAGTGGACACGCCTCAGTAGAGCGAAAAGCCCTCTACACAGCAGCTTTATATCTTCTTCCTCGTCCAAATATTTATGCAATAGCAGCTTTGAAGCCATTGTTCGAATCTACTCATCCTCTACCACTACCCACTCTGGCTGGTGCCTCTATGGTTAATACTTACTGCCGCCATAATCACAACTGCGATGAATTAGCACCAGTTAAGAGCCTAGCTGAAGCTCTAGGTCACAAACTACAAAGTCAGTGTTCTCCTTCTGACGATGAACAGACAGAAGAAGCTGCCCTGACAACACTTAAGGCTCTGGGTAACATGGGCGTGATGACCCAAGAGGTGGCCAGGTCTGTCTTCAGATGCATGGAAACAGAAGGAGTTAAGACCAACATCCGCGTGGCCGCCGCACAAGCCTTCAgacaaacaaaatgtcatcaccAG CAAACGGAACACCTGTTGAATATTGCTCTCCATCCAGCTAAAGACACAGAAGTTCGCATTGCATCTTACCTTACGGCGGTCCGATGTGCCAACCATAAGGACTTGGAAACTAttgttaaaaaaatttccttGGAATACAATACACAAG TTCGTGGGTTCATACTGAGTCACCTGGTGAACCTCCAGCACACCGACACTCCGCACAAACAACACCTCCGATACCTCATGAGAAACATTCTCATTCCCAGAGACATTAGGAAAGACATGAGGAAATATTCTCGCAACATAGACGTGTCATACTTCTCCTCGGCCCTGGGGGCTGGTGCCGGTGTGGAGTCCAACATCATCTACTCTCCGGGATCCTTTGTCCCTCGCTCTGTTGACTTCAACCTCACCGCAGCCTTAGCGGGAATCTCAATGAACTTAGGCGAGGTTGGTGCACGGCTTGAGGGCTTCGAACCATTCATTGAGGAAATGTTTGGGCATGAAAGCTACCTGCAGAAAGCTAGTTTCGCACAAATATTAAATGACATAGCCAGATTTGTTGatgaaaagaaaaacaaaatctTTGACCATTTCCAGCGCGAACTCAGACAAAGGAGATCAATTGACATGTCAACACTCTCCAACTTTTTCCACAAACTTTACAGTGATGATTCAAGAGTTGCCAAGGCTGATGTTTTTGCTCGCTTCATGGGTCAGGAGATAAGTTTCGTTTCACTAGCCGGGAATTTGAAAGACATCAATCCTGACACAATTTTTGATACTGGATTACTTTACGTGAACGACATTCTTTATCAACTTAAGAATTTGAAAATAGATTCAGCCCGAACTGCTCAGATGTACATTGACTACTCCTTCCCAACCATCCAAGGTACACCACTTAAACTTAAGATGGAAGGGACAACTGTTGTCGGACTGAAAATGGATGGAAAGATCAGTGCCAAGAAAATCTTTAAGATAATTCCCAGTTTGTCTGTGCAAGTTGATGGTTTCGTTGGTTATGGCAACTGTGATACAGGTCTTGAAATGAAAAACACGATTTCTAGCAGTAATGGTATCTCCATTACAGTCGACCCTCAGAAAGACAACGAACTGGAGTTTCATTTGGACATCCCTGACAGAATGGACATAATTGATATAGAAAGCAAAGTGTACTTGAAACAGCTCAGCGCAAACCCAACAAGCAGACCTACAGTTTCCCCTGAATCCTCAAGGAATGCAAGAATCTCACTTCAGTCATGTATCAACACTCTTGAGCCTGTTCTTAATCTTAAACTCTGCTACGATATTAATGTACCTGATATTTTCCGTAGTAACGCTATCCAATTAGGCGAGCCACTTACTGCCAAATTATCTGTTGAGAAAGCCGAGCCCTCAATGAAAGGATACATTATGAGAGCAGCAATTGAGAATGAGAGACACAGTAAACTGATTAAGGCGAAATTCGAAGTAGCTGGGTCTAGTACGCCTAGAGAGGCTCAAATAACTATGTCTTACACCACAGAAGGTGAGATTAATAAGGTCTCTGCCAAGTTAGAATCACCTGCTCTTAGCAGCCAAGTCTGGGCCCACGTTAGCAACAAGGACGATCACAAAGGAGTCGAGGCATTTGCAAAATATAAGTCAGGGGACAAAGAAATGTCGCAGGGAGTGAAGGCAGACTTCAAGATGCGTTCACCGTCGTCGTGGGGGGAGGAGAAGGAATATGAAGTGAAGGTGTACGCCAGCAGAAGTAGGGACTTCTCGCCCCAGTCACAAGTCTTCGAGTGGAAGTTTACGAAGAAAGCCAATGGTCCTGAGACGTCGCTGGATATCTTATCCAGGACGATGAATACACTTAGGAATTACATTAACTGGCACTTAGAAG CGGGAGTAGACCTCAGGCGCTCTCCCCACTCCGCCATTGCTGTGCCCTCCAAGCTGCGCAAGTTTGAGGTGGACGGTGGCCTGGGAGGGTGGAAAGTGAGCTCCTTTGTCCGCCAGGACAGTGAGTCTGGCCACACAGCTAAACTGTCTTCAGCCTTCAAGATATCGCGAAGGAGTGAAGACCTCTACTACGTCGaggccacccacactacacaagGAACATTTAACCAAGACTTTGTCGCCAAAACTGATGCTAAAC TTAAATTGGGGAGCAGTGAATACAAAGCTGCTTCCATCATCCACTTTGAAGACCAGAAAAAGGGAGCATCACTACAAGTACTTCGCTCTGGCGACAATGTGAAGGTGGTTGACCTGGAAGCCCTGAGCGATTTTTCTGGCCAGTCATGGAACACCTTAGTCTTG GTGGACATTCGGGAGTACATAACACGCATCAAGTTTGAGAGCAAGTTGGCGGGACCGGGGCGGGGACACTATGACCTTGAAGCTGCTCTCAAGCACGGAGATAACGTCGTCCTTATGGCTCGAGGACCAGTCACAGCCAAGTTCTCCTCGGACTCATCAGAGTTTCAGTCTGACATTCAACTTATTACCGTAACAAATGAACCATTTAAAATTGTTTCTAGGTTTATTTTTGCTAAAAACAAACAACTTTTAGCATTTGAACTTGGCAAACAAGAGCAACTCTTTAGTACAGAATGGATTATTAAGTCCAGTTCCTCGCAAGGAACTACAGTTGGACTTAAGTTCTTCCTCCCGGCACTGGTAGACAGCAAACTTGACGCCATCATTAATCAGAAGCACATCCACGTCAGCCTCAACACCCAGATCTTGCCCAAGAGTTCGTCCCATCGCAGAATAAAGGCATTTACTGATATTGACCTCGAGGCTAAGAAGTGGAAGGCTGACCTGGCCTGGGACGCCGATCGTGACCCGAGTAAAAAGATCAGCCTGGACACCGTCGTCATTATCAGCCCGTCACACCCAGGAAGCGCCTCCATCCA GGGAAGCGTCAAGTGCATGAACGAGATGTACCAAGTCAAGCTTGATGTTGAGGCAGGAAATATGATCCATTACCGCTATGGAGAAAATGGCTTCACTCTGGAGTTACGGTCGCCACAGAAGACCTTAGAGTGGAAGCTGAACACAAACGTTGACGTCAAGTCCGTTGAAGTCGAGACAGACCTTCGCTACAAGCACCAGCAGGACAGGGAGTACAAGTTAACAAGTGTTCTGGATATTGAAAAGCTTGGCAGTCCTTACAGCTACAAGCTTGAGTCACATCTAAGCTTCACTAACCCCGCAGGCCAGGAGACCACTCTTCAAACGGAGGCAAAATGTCAAATTGCCTCACACAAACGTGAATTGTATTATAAG GCAACTACATCGACTCCTGCCTTGACTAAACCTCTAATGTTGGAGTTGTCATCAGAATGTCAGAAGAACGACCACTACAACATCAAGGTCTTGACGGAGGTTGACACTCCTGAGACCATGTTCATTTGGGAGGCGAAAGTCAGTCCTCAGGAAGGAGTTGAAACCCTTGTGTCATCCGTAGATTTGAAAGCTTATCGTGACTTCTTGAACGCCGTACTTAAAGTTGTAGCATCAGAAAGTGGAGAGTACCATGACAGTCCAAGTGGAGAAGACAGTAAGGACAAGTACAGCTTTAAGTACCAGAAGGGTTCACCCTCCTACTCTATAACAGTTGAGTCTCCATCCCGCACTATGAAGGGTGAGGCTCAATATTCTCCTTCAGAGTCAAGTCTCAGGTTCTATCCTAACAAGGCTAAGAGTGAGGCAAAATACGAGATCGCGGCCAAGTCCTCCCACAGCTACTGGGATCAACAGTCCAAGTTCGAAGGTCGCATTAGTCATCCAAGTCTCTCCAAGGACCTGCGAATTGAGGTTCAGCACTCAGGCAGTGGAGAGAGTTTCAGAGGCACCATCGAGATCGACATTTTCCCAGACACAGCAGACAAGATTACAGGCACTCTCCAGTCAACCGGGATTGCCAACAACACCATCAAGATAGAGGCATCGTTATCTACCAGG GTGCTGAGGATTCATCCCAAGGTCACCGTAATGGCAGCCTATGCTCCCCACACGGCTGGCATTGATCTCCAGTTCCAGAAGTCTCCCTCCTCCCCGGTAATCTTCCAGGTGTCGGCCATATACGACCGGGTCTCTTCTAGAGATGCAACAATGGCCTTCCGTGTGATTAACGAAAGAGTGCCGGTGGTGGACATCGCTGGAACGGTGCAGCGTGAGGAAGATCCAGAGTGTAACGGCCACAAGGTCAAGGCTGTGGCTCACATTTCTCCTCTTGGCACTTACGACGTTCACTCCAAACTCTGTAAACCTATCTTCATCGGACTCATTACAAGAAAGCAAGGGAGTGATAAGGAGTTTATAACAAAGTTTGGAGTACAAAGTCCTAACAATATTGAGGTCAGCATATCTGTGAGCGACATTGATGTACCCTGGAAAACTCCCATAGGAATGGCGCGTGTAAAACTTGCCAATCCTAATGATGTCATTCTTCATGTTGCCTATGAACGCCCTGAAATTGTGATGGTGAAG AATGCTCTTAAGGAACAATATCGACGGGTGATGCAGTCTTTTAACTCTTGGACTAGCAGAATCTGCCATTACCTGAAACAAGAGGCTCAGAAACAAGGCATTCACTTCCCTGACCCGGAGATCGTAACACTCGTCAATGAAATTAAACGCGACGTTCGGCAAATATATCACGACCTGATATATAAAGACATCCTTCCTCAATATGAGGCTTTCCGAGAGTTCCTCCGTCGACCTATACCTTCCTATATAATACAACTTTCTTCTAATATAGCGTCAGGTTTGACCAAGATGCAGAATGATCTCCGAGGTCGTCTTGAGCATGAGGTTCTCGCCTGGCAAGAAGAATTCAAAGGAATTTCTGACTACATTATTAAAT TCCTGGTGACTGGTGCGCGCTGGGCGGAGACCGGGTCGATGCCTGAGTCAGTGCGTCACTTGCTGGAACAACTGGAAAACACCAGGATATTTAGAATGATCAAGAGTGATATTGACGCCATCATTCAACGATATCCAGAGGAGTACGAAGCCACGAAGGAAATTATTGCTAAGGTCAAGCTTACACTCCAGGAAGATTTTGAGAACACACTCATTAAGATCTCGAAGATTCCCGCTGTTGAGAACGTTATCAAGTGGATTATTAAAGACCTCGCCACC GAAAACGCCTTTGCCAAGAAAGTGGCGGAGTACTTCACTGATAAAGTTCAATGCATCCTCTTTGGCGCTGCCTTGGAAACAAAGAATAATGAAGCGAGATTCAAAATAGAGCTACGTAAACCAGTATATTCTTTGAGTCAACTGTTGAAGAGAACGCACCTAACTCCACTATATTATCTTGAAAAAATGTTGATGGTTCATGACCATCTCCTTCCCAACCCCTTTAGCAAGATGGTGTGGGCATACCACACGTTCCTGCCCCGTCATATGACGGAAATCCTGCCTCCTTACAACCGCACCGCCATGGTTGTGAGCGACACAGAGATCCTCACCTTTGACGGAACTGTGCTCCGAGCCCCACCTTCACCATGTGAGGTAGTCTTGGCTGCCTACAAATCCTACAAACTTACCATGGCCCATCCACAACCCACGGCCCTACCACAGATCAAATTTTCTACTCATTCCGCTACCGTCATAGTTAAGCCGGACTTCCGTGTTGACGTCAACGGGAGAGAGATGAACAGACAACGACAAACTGTAGGTGACGTCACCGTTCAGAAGTCGCCCCATGAAGTCAATGTGACGTCACCGTTCCTGACAGTCCGGGTATTCCGTGAAAAACATGTAGTATCCGTGAACGTGTCTGGCTGGACCTTCGGTCACATTGCGGGGCTCATGGGCAGTTACGACAATGAAGTTAGCAACGACTTCTTTACGTCTTCGGGAAGGAACGCCTCCAGCCTgaaggagctagtggcatcatggCAGGAGGACCACCAGTGTCCAACCCCCGACATCTCTCCTTTCAATTACGACACTGTCCCGATACCAAAGATCATTCAATGCAAGGCACTAATGAATTTCCAGTCCAGATGCTACCCGCTAGTTCATCACGAGCCCTTCATCCAGATGTGCCTCGCCTCCCGCCAGCCCTGCGACGCTGCTCAGGCCTACCGGACCATCTGCTCCAGCAGAGGTGTGCACCTCATGGTACCGCCTTCATGCTGA